Proteins from a genomic interval of Harpia harpyja isolate bHarHar1 chromosome 7, bHarHar1 primary haplotype, whole genome shotgun sequence:
- the FAM237A gene encoding protein FAM237A, translating to MGLGSRRIIHCNMRLTCTLLIIGAFCMTPFFCYSQIDPLALGRADPQCWESSSAVLLEMRKPRISDSVSGFWDFMIFLKSSENLKHGALFWDLAQLFWDIYVDCVLSRTHGLGRRQLAEAEQKIATLQSQFTGRKQGIFSHIQRSSVLKKKDSFEDLISIHMHKSKSTLLGRLIGELGKKRK from the exons ATGGGCCTTGGGAGCAGAAGAATAATCCACTGCAACATGAGGCTCACCTGCACTCTACTAATCATAGGAGCATTTTGCATGACACCTTTCTTCTGCTATAGCCAAATTGATCCACTAGCTCTTGGGCGAGCAGACCCCCAGTGCTGGGAATCCTCCTCGGCTGTCTTACTGGAGATGAGGAAGCCTCGCATTTCTGACTCTGTCAGTGGCTTTTGGGACTTCATGATCTTCCTGAAATCATCAGAGAACTTGAAACATGGGGCTCTGTTCTGGGACCTGGCTCAACTCTTCTGGGATATCTATGTGGACTGCGTGCTCTCCAGAACCCATGGCCTAGGGAGAAGGCAGCTAGCAGAAGCTGAACAGAAGATCGCTACTCTACAGTCTCAGTTCACGGGGAGAAAGCAAG GGATATTTTCTCATATTCAGAGGTCATCAgttctgaagaagaaagactCATTTGAAGATTTAATAAGTATCCACATGCATAAGAGTAAATCTACATTACTTGGAAGACTCATTGGAGAGctagggaaaaagaggaaatga